A DNA window from Nocardioides palaemonis contains the following coding sequences:
- a CDS encoding DUF4328 domain-containing protein, giving the protein MTAQGEGWYADPQDGSRLRWWDGSAWTAHTHAAVPSGWSPRPRLGDGWPRLALAVQASLALTVLLSVFVVVSDRIVLDVWRRLADDPTSVPEAEATRADRLMTASIAEVVVTVVCGVLFIAWLYQAHTSDRTDPAYNRRRSGWAIGGWFVPFVNLWFPFQVVSDLRDGARGEGRPPSAGLQWAWWLCFLALQVGWRATGAFYDSAGEVPDSDLALYADRLETAMAVETVAEVLSVVTAVLAIVMVRQLTAWVRTSPPALVPARAA; this is encoded by the coding sequence ATGACTGCCCAGGGGGAGGGTTGGTACGCCGACCCGCAGGACGGATCGAGGCTGCGCTGGTGGGACGGGAGCGCCTGGACCGCGCACACGCACGCCGCGGTGCCGTCCGGCTGGTCGCCCCGGCCACGACTCGGTGACGGCTGGCCGCGCCTGGCCCTGGCGGTGCAGGCGAGCCTCGCGCTCACCGTGCTGCTCTCGGTCTTCGTGGTCGTCAGCGACCGGATCGTGCTCGACGTGTGGCGGCGCCTCGCCGACGACCCGACCAGCGTCCCGGAGGCCGAGGCCACCCGCGCCGACCGCCTGATGACCGCCTCGATCGCCGAGGTCGTCGTCACGGTCGTGTGCGGCGTCCTCTTCATCGCCTGGCTCTACCAGGCACACACCAGCGACCGGACCGACCCGGCGTACAACCGCCGCAGGTCGGGCTGGGCGATCGGCGGCTGGTTCGTGCCGTTCGTCAACCTCTGGTTCCCGTTCCAGGTCGTCTCCGACCTCCGCGACGGCGCGCGCGGTGAGGGCCGGCCGCCGTCCGCCGGGCTGCAGTGGGCCTGGTGGCTCTGCTTCCTCGCCCTGCAGGTCGGGTGGCGGGCGACCGGGGCCTTCTACGACTCCGCCGGCGAGGTGCCCGACAGCGACCTCGCGCTCTACGCCGACCGGCTCGAGACCGCCATGGCCGTCGAGACGGTGGCCGAGGTGCTCTCGGTGGTGACCGCGGTCCTCGCGATCGTCATGGTCCGCCAGCTCACCGCGTGGGTGCGCACCAGCCCGCCGGCCCTCGTCCCGGCCCGGGCGGCCTGA
- a CDS encoding amidohydrolase, translating into MTDLPATSVIAETVDKYADDLLAMRRDLHAHPELSWTESRTSDVVEAALEGGGWTVTRPEGGGVLAEIGSGGALVALRADLDALPVDDLTSDPWKSTVPGVAHACGHDVHTTGLVGAGLALAEVAARGLLPGRVRLVFQPAEEVMPGGALHLISSGALEGVDHIFGLHCDPSLDVGRVGLREGPLTGAADALTVKLTGKGGHTSRPHLTEDLTFALGKVITELPAILSRRLDPRAGVSVVWGAVRAGQAHNVIPHTGVVAGTVRMLDAVAWADAEHLIRQLITTIIAPYGVAAEVTYQRGVPPVVNHPVSTAVLGTAVEAVLGRHGHVSTAQSLGGEDFGWYLDSIPGAMARLGTRTPGGPTYDLHQGNLRVDEAATGIAARVLAEAAVTALSAAG; encoded by the coding sequence ATGACCGACCTCCCCGCCACCTCCGTCATCGCCGAGACCGTCGACAAGTACGCCGACGACCTGCTCGCGATGCGCCGCGACCTGCACGCCCACCCCGAGCTCAGCTGGACCGAGTCGCGCACTTCCGACGTCGTCGAGGCCGCCCTCGAGGGCGGCGGCTGGACCGTCACCCGGCCGGAGGGCGGAGGAGTGCTCGCCGAGATCGGCAGCGGGGGTGCGCTGGTGGCGCTGCGCGCCGACCTCGACGCGCTGCCGGTCGACGACCTGACCTCCGACCCGTGGAAGAGCACCGTGCCGGGCGTGGCCCACGCGTGCGGCCACGACGTCCACACCACCGGCCTGGTCGGGGCCGGGCTCGCGCTGGCCGAGGTCGCCGCCCGCGGGCTGCTGCCCGGGCGGGTGCGGCTGGTCTTCCAGCCCGCCGAGGAGGTCATGCCCGGTGGCGCGCTGCACCTGATCAGCAGCGGTGCCCTCGAGGGCGTCGACCACATCTTCGGCCTGCACTGCGACCCCAGCCTCGACGTCGGTCGCGTCGGGCTGCGCGAGGGACCGCTCACCGGCGCCGCCGACGCCCTGACCGTCAAGCTCACCGGCAAGGGCGGGCACACCTCCCGCCCGCACCTGACCGAGGACCTCACCTTCGCGCTCGGCAAGGTGATCACCGAGCTCCCGGCCATCCTCAGCCGCCGCCTCGACCCGCGCGCGGGCGTCAGCGTGGTGTGGGGCGCGGTGCGCGCCGGCCAGGCCCACAACGTCATCCCGCACACCGGCGTCGTCGCCGGCACGGTGCGGATGCTCGACGCGGTGGCGTGGGCCGACGCGGAGCACCTCATCCGCCAGCTGATCACCACGATCATCGCGCCCTACGGCGTGGCCGCCGAGGTCACCTACCAGCGCGGCGTGCCGCCGGTGGTCAACCACCCGGTCTCGACCGCCGTGCTCGGCACCGCCGTCGAGGCGGTGCTCGGGCGCCACGGCCACGTGTCGACCGCCCAGAGCCTGGGCGGGGAGGACTTCGGCTGGTACCTCGACTCGATCCCCGGCGCGATGGCGCGCCTGGGCACCCGGACGCCCGGTGGCCCGACGTACGACCTCCACCAGGGCAACCTGCGCGTCGACGAGGCCGCCACCGGCATCGCGGCTCGCGTCCTCGCCGAGGCTGCGGTCACCGCCCTGTCAGCTGCCGGCTGA
- a CDS encoding ABC transporter permease, which translates to MSTVTEQPTPESGGLAPDPAVTPTRATGTRKLPIVLGAITVLLALRVLLTSRSGDTTFRLATDSDFVELPNIVVPAVVTAWVMIVACLALTAEAVRRMLAHARQPLWLPISFAIAWMVGFLAYEAAGSRILVVSLLGGAISLAIPLVFGALGGVLGERAGVVNIAIDGQLLFGAFAAAVTASLTGSLWAGLVAAMVAGALIALVLGLFAITYFVDQVIVGVVLNVLVVGITNFLFRQVLTPNADSLNSPERFRAVPLPVLGDIPLIGPILFRQTALVYVLYVVVALVAFALYRTRWGLRVRAVGEHPKAADTVGIKVNRTRYRTILLAGAIAGLGGAYFSLVSVAGFNREMTGGAGYIALAAVIFGKWDPIRATLAALLFGFASNLQGVLSAIGSDIPSQFMLMLPYLVTIFAVAGLVGRSRPPAADGVPYKSQ; encoded by the coding sequence CGGCACCCGCAAGCTGCCGATCGTGCTGGGCGCGATCACCGTGCTCCTCGCGCTCCGGGTCCTGCTGACCTCCCGCTCGGGCGACACGACGTTCCGGCTGGCGACCGACAGCGACTTCGTCGAGCTGCCCAACATCGTCGTGCCGGCCGTGGTGACCGCCTGGGTGATGATCGTGGCCTGCCTGGCGCTCACCGCCGAGGCGGTGCGCCGGATGCTGGCCCACGCCCGCCAGCCCCTGTGGCTGCCGATCTCCTTCGCGATCGCCTGGATGGTCGGTTTCCTCGCCTACGAGGCCGCCGGCAGCCGGATCCTGGTCGTGAGCCTGCTCGGCGGCGCCATCTCGCTGGCCATCCCGCTCGTCTTCGGCGCGCTCGGCGGCGTGCTCGGTGAGCGCGCCGGCGTGGTCAACATCGCCATCGACGGACAGCTGCTCTTCGGCGCCTTCGCGGCGGCGGTCACCGCCTCCCTCACCGGCTCGCTGTGGGCCGGCCTGGTGGCAGCGATGGTCGCCGGGGCCCTGATCGCGCTGGTCCTCGGCCTCTTCGCGATCACCTACTTCGTCGACCAGGTCATCGTCGGCGTGGTGCTCAACGTGCTGGTCGTCGGCATCACGAACTTCCTGTTCCGCCAGGTGCTGACGCCCAACGCCGACTCGCTCAACTCCCCCGAGCGGTTCCGCGCGGTGCCGCTGCCCGTGCTGGGCGACATCCCGCTCATCGGCCCGATCCTGTTCCGCCAGACGGCACTGGTCTACGTGCTCTACGTCGTGGTCGCCCTGGTCGCCTTCGCGCTCTACCGCACCCGCTGGGGCCTGCGCGTCCGGGCGGTCGGCGAGCACCCGAAGGCCGCCGACACCGTCGGCATCAAGGTCAACCGCACCCGCTACCGCACGATCCTGCTCGCTGGCGCGATCGCGGGCCTGGGCGGCGCGTACTTCAGCCTCGTCTCGGTCGCCGGCTTCAACCGTGAGATGACCGGCGGCGCCGGCTACATCGCGCTCGCCGCCGTGATCTTCGGCAAGTGGGACCCGATCCGGGCCACCCTCGCGGCGCTGCTGTTCGGCTTCGCGTCCAACCTGCAGGGCGTGCTGTCGGCGATCGGCTCCGACATCCCGAGCCAGTTCATGCTGATGCTCCCCTACCTCGTCACCATCTTCGCGGTGGCCGGCCTGGTGGGCCGCTCGCGGCCGCCCGCAGCCGACGGGGTGCCCTACAAGTCGCAGTAG
- the meaB gene encoding methylmalonyl Co-A mutase-associated GTPase MeaB has translation MPRPIDVDALVAGVRAGQRAAVSRAITVVESSRAEHRLAARELLTALAEVERPPAVRVGISGVPGVGKSTFIESLGTRLTAAGHRVGVLAVDPSSVRTGGSVLGDKTRMSALSVDPRAFIRPSPSAGTLGGVARATTQAMLVLEAAGHDVVLVETVGVGQSEVTVSRMVDTFLFLTLARTGDQLQGIKKGILEIVDVVAVNKADAQGGTDHAADARVAARELAGALRLVRGHAEWAPPVVTCSGLTGDGVDDVWDRIGQHRDHLGTDGLAHKRAEQQLEFTWALVRDELDQRLRSSAGVAAVRDDVRRAVLAGELPAPLAADRLLAAYDGDRPV, from the coding sequence ATGCCCCGGCCGATCGACGTCGACGCCCTCGTCGCGGGCGTGCGCGCCGGGCAGCGGGCCGCGGTGTCGCGCGCGATCACCGTGGTGGAGTCCTCGCGCGCCGAGCACCGCCTCGCGGCCCGGGAGCTGCTGACCGCGCTGGCCGAGGTCGAGCGGCCGCCGGCCGTGCGGGTCGGCATCTCCGGCGTGCCGGGGGTCGGCAAGTCCACCTTCATCGAGAGCCTCGGGACGCGTCTCACCGCGGCCGGCCACCGGGTCGGCGTGCTCGCGGTCGACCCGTCGTCGGTGCGCACCGGCGGCTCGGTGCTCGGCGACAAGACCCGCATGTCGGCGCTGTCGGTCGACCCTCGCGCGTTCATCCGGCCCTCGCCCTCGGCGGGCACCCTCGGCGGCGTCGCCCGCGCCACCACCCAGGCGATGCTCGTGCTCGAGGCGGCCGGCCACGACGTGGTGCTGGTCGAGACGGTCGGCGTGGGCCAGTCGGAGGTCACCGTCTCGCGGATGGTCGACACGTTCTTGTTCCTCACCCTCGCGCGCACCGGTGACCAGCTGCAGGGCATCAAGAAGGGCATCCTGGAGATCGTCGACGTGGTGGCGGTCAACAAGGCGGACGCCCAGGGCGGCACGGACCACGCGGCCGACGCGCGGGTCGCCGCACGCGAGCTCGCCGGCGCGCTGCGCCTGGTCCGCGGCCACGCCGAGTGGGCACCGCCCGTGGTGACCTGCTCGGGACTCACCGGCGACGGCGTCGACGACGTGTGGGACCGCATCGGCCAGCACCGCGACCACCTCGGCACCGACGGGCTGGCCCACAAGCGCGCCGAGCAGCAGCTGGAGTTCACCTGGGCGCTGGTGCGTGACGAGCTCGACCAGCGGCTGCGCTCGTCGGCCGGGGTCGCCGCGGTGCGCGACGACGTACGTCGTGCCGTGCTCGCGGGGGAGCTCCCGGCACCGCTCGCCGCGGACCGGCTGCTCGCCGCCTACGACGGCGACCGACCCGTTTGA
- the scpA gene encoding methylmalonyl-CoA mutase, whose protein sequence is MSIPKNFADVPLAGGLVTGLRPSSTNGAQPWASPEGIDVLPVYGPEHLEGLDGLDTWPGIAPFLRGPYPTMYTTQPWTIRQYAGFSTAEESNAFYRRNLAAGQKGLSVAFDLATHRGYDSDHPRVRGDVGMAGVAIDSIYDTRTLFDGIPLDEMSVSMTMNGAVLPVLALYIAAAEEQGVKPEQLAGTIQNDILKEFMVRNTYIYPPAPSMRIISDIFAYTSAKMPRFNSISISGYHIQEAGATADLELAYTLADGVEYIRAGLGTGMTIDQFAPRLSFFWAIGMNFFMEVAKMRAARALWARLVDDFDPQNPKSRSLRTHSQTSGWSLTAQDVFNNVGRTCIEAMAATQGHTQSLHTNALDEAIALPTDFSARIARNTQLLLQQESATTQVVDPWAGSYYVEKLTHDLAERAWAHIQEAERAGGMAKAIEQGIPKMRIEEAAARTQARIDAGHQKVIGVNTYRLAAEDKLDVLRVDNDDVYRQQVAKLERLRAERDADDVRRALDALTASAERGPAGDGSLDGNLLALAVDAARAKATVGEISDALEKVYGRHQAVIRTISGVYRDEAGTAPGGKVAEVIAATEAFEAEEGRRPRILVAKMGQDGHDRGQKVVVTAFADLGFDVDVGPLFSTPEEVAQQAVDADVHIVGVSSLAAGHLTLLPALKQALAEQGRPDIMIVIGGVIPPDDVETLREMGAAAVFLPGTVIAESALDLIARLREQHGHEPGA, encoded by the coding sequence GTGAGCATCCCGAAGAACTTCGCCGACGTCCCCCTGGCCGGGGGTCTCGTGACAGGACTTCGTCCTTCCTCGACCAACGGTGCACAGCCGTGGGCCAGCCCCGAGGGGATCGACGTCCTCCCGGTCTACGGCCCCGAGCACCTCGAGGGCCTCGACGGCCTCGACACCTGGCCGGGCATCGCGCCGTTCCTCCGTGGCCCGTACCCCACGATGTACACCACCCAGCCGTGGACGATCCGGCAGTACGCCGGCTTCTCCACCGCCGAGGAGTCCAACGCCTTCTACCGCCGCAACCTCGCCGCCGGTCAGAAGGGCCTGAGCGTCGCGTTCGACCTCGCCACCCACCGCGGCTACGACTCCGACCACCCGCGGGTGCGCGGCGACGTCGGCATGGCCGGCGTGGCGATCGACTCGATCTACGACACCCGCACCCTGTTCGACGGCATCCCGCTCGACGAGATGTCGGTGTCGATGACGATGAACGGCGCGGTGCTGCCGGTGCTCGCGCTCTACATCGCGGCGGCCGAGGAGCAGGGGGTGAAGCCGGAGCAGCTGGCAGGAACCATCCAGAACGACATCCTCAAGGAGTTCATGGTCCGCAACACCTACATCTACCCGCCGGCCCCGAGCATGCGGATCATCAGCGACATCTTCGCCTACACCAGCGCGAAGATGCCCCGGTTCAACTCGATCTCGATCTCCGGCTACCACATCCAGGAGGCCGGGGCGACGGCCGACCTCGAGCTGGCCTACACGCTCGCCGACGGCGTGGAGTACATCCGCGCCGGGCTCGGCACCGGCATGACCATCGACCAGTTCGCGCCGCGCCTGTCGTTCTTCTGGGCGATCGGCATGAACTTCTTCATGGAGGTCGCGAAGATGCGCGCGGCCCGCGCGCTGTGGGCGCGGCTCGTCGACGACTTCGACCCGCAGAACCCCAAGTCGCGCTCGCTGCGCACCCACAGCCAGACCTCGGGCTGGTCGCTGACCGCGCAGGACGTCTTCAACAACGTCGGTCGCACCTGCATCGAGGCGATGGCCGCGACGCAGGGCCACACGCAGTCGCTGCACACCAACGCCCTCGACGAGGCGATCGCGCTGCCGACCGACTTCTCCGCCCGCATCGCGCGCAACACCCAGCTGCTCCTCCAGCAGGAGTCCGCGACCACCCAGGTCGTCGACCCGTGGGCGGGCTCCTACTACGTCGAGAAGCTCACCCACGACCTCGCGGAGCGGGCGTGGGCCCACATCCAGGAGGCCGAGCGCGCCGGCGGCATGGCGAAGGCGATCGAGCAGGGCATCCCGAAGATGCGCATCGAGGAGGCCGCGGCCCGCACCCAGGCCCGCATCGACGCCGGCCACCAGAAGGTGATCGGCGTCAACACCTACCGCCTCGCCGCCGAGGACAAGCTCGACGTGCTGCGCGTCGACAACGACGACGTCTACCGCCAGCAGGTCGCCAAGCTCGAGCGGCTGCGCGCCGAGCGCGACGCCGACGACGTGCGCCGGGCGCTGGACGCGCTGACCGCCTCCGCCGAGCGCGGCCCGGCCGGCGACGGGTCGCTGGACGGCAACCTGCTCGCGCTCGCCGTCGACGCGGCCCGCGCCAAGGCGACGGTCGGCGAGATCTCCGACGCGCTGGAGAAGGTCTACGGCCGCCACCAGGCGGTGATCCGTACGATCAGCGGCGTGTACCGCGACGAGGCAGGCACCGCCCCGGGCGGCAAGGTCGCCGAGGTCATCGCGGCGACCGAGGCATTCGAGGCCGAGGAGGGCCGCCGCCCGCGCATCCTCGTCGCCAAGATGGGCCAGGACGGCCACGACCGCGGCCAGAAGGTCGTCGTCACCGCGTTCGCCGACCTCGGCTTCGACGTCGACGTGGGGCCGCTGTTCTCCACGCCGGAGGAGGTCGCCCAGCAGGCGGTCGACGCCGACGTGCACATCGTCGGGGTCTCCTCGCTCGCGGCCGGGCACCTCACGCTGCTGCCGGCGCTGAAGCAGGCGCTCGCCGAGCAGGGCCGTCCCGACATCATGATCGTCATCGGCGGCGTCATCCCGCCCGACGACGTCGAGACGCTCCGGGAGATGGGCGCCGCGGCGGTCTTCCTCCCCGGCACCGTCATCGCCGAGTCGGCCCTCGACCTGATCGCCCGGCTGCGCGAGCAGCACGGTCACGAGCCCGGAGCCTGA
- a CDS encoding DUF4328 domain-containing protein produces MDAAPAPVPGWYADPHDVRLLRWWDGTGWTAHTHPARPAVVAPPLPRWWGGLSVAAQVALGVAALTGLLNLYVDRRVLALADEVARRGVPVTVAERDALGGVLWLSTAALPATLVAGVLVITWLHTAHRSSRMDRSLLRHGSGWAVGGWFVPVLNYWRPFQVVCDVRRGATGDPDARAGALQVCWWLAFCGTYVLGTVSQVRGTFTVPAPGDPVVGYSSVLVAVAGTHQWAAALQVLAAVLAIAVVRDVTRLVLAPPPEPRADR; encoded by the coding sequence GTGGACGCCGCACCCGCGCCCGTCCCCGGCTGGTACGCCGACCCGCACGACGTACGCCTCCTGCGGTGGTGGGACGGCACCGGCTGGACCGCGCACACCCATCCGGCCCGCCCGGCCGTCGTCGCTCCCCCGCTGCCGCGCTGGTGGGGCGGGCTGTCGGTGGCGGCCCAGGTGGCGCTCGGCGTGGCAGCGCTCACCGGGCTGCTCAACCTCTACGTCGATCGCCGGGTCCTCGCGCTCGCCGACGAGGTGGCCCGTCGCGGGGTGCCCGTGACGGTCGCCGAGCGCGACGCGCTCGGCGGCGTGCTCTGGCTCAGCACCGCGGCGCTGCCGGCGACGCTCGTCGCCGGCGTCCTGGTGATCACCTGGCTGCACACCGCCCACCGCAGCTCGCGCATGGACCGCTCCCTGCTCCGCCACGGGTCGGGCTGGGCGGTGGGCGGGTGGTTCGTGCCGGTGCTCAACTACTGGCGTCCCTTCCAGGTCGTCTGCGACGTGAGGCGCGGCGCCACCGGCGACCCCGACGCACGCGCGGGAGCGCTGCAGGTCTGCTGGTGGCTGGCCTTCTGCGGGACCTACGTCCTCGGCACGGTCAGCCAGGTGCGCGGCACGTTCACCGTGCCCGCGCCCGGCGACCCGGTCGTCGGCTACTCCTCCGTCCTGGTCGCGGTGGCCGGCACGCACCAGTGGGCGGCCGCGCTGCAGGTGCTCGCCGCGGTCCTTGCGATCGCGGTGGTGCGCGACGTCACCCGGCTGGTCCTGGCTCCTCCACCCGAGCCGCGCGCCGACCGCTGA
- a CDS encoding methylmalonyl-CoA mutase family protein yields MTDLDRGLDGGLDEPEELQPAEGSLRLVGDGDTYDVHAWEAATAAVLRKARHLGEDAPDSDVWTALTRTTLDGIDVAPIGQPSDLEGRTTSGRPTRAGAWDVRTQVEVVDDRAANEAVLQDLENGATSVLLHLDEEREHDWATILDGVLLDLAPVVLDRASTEQVEAFATFLEGIEGALHPATNLSLDPQTVEMLPHRTGTSARDQLVPLARRAFQLGVRALVVDGTALHDEGASDAQELGWVVGTGVAYLRLLDEAGFPLEQAARTVELRIAATDEQFATIAKLRAVRRLWARVLEASGVEGVEAALHAVTSRPMTSRRDPWVNMLRGTVAAFAAGVGGADAVTVVPFDEPLGAPDAFGRRIARNTSSLLIEESHVAAVTDPAGGSYAVERLTDDLAVAGWAELGRIEGDGGALADDARSAVRERVRAVAEQRDAQVADRSRPLTGVSEFPNLAEVLPEREPLPHRHVRHHGWAYEDLRAAPMDEPVFLATMGPVAAHTARATFATNLLAAGGIAVETAGATASVDDVLAAHAGQRVVVLTGTDAAYAEWGADLVAGLRSAGATYVVLAGKPGERTVTEVDDSCALGVDALGFLGRIREELSK; encoded by the coding sequence ATGACAGACCTCGATCGCGGCCTGGACGGCGGGCTCGACGAGCCCGAGGAGCTGCAGCCCGCGGAGGGCTCGCTCCGGCTCGTCGGCGACGGCGACACCTACGACGTCCACGCGTGGGAGGCCGCGACCGCGGCGGTGCTGCGCAAGGCCCGCCACCTCGGCGAGGACGCGCCCGACTCCGACGTCTGGACCGCCCTGACCCGCACCACGCTCGACGGCATCGACGTCGCGCCGATCGGGCAGCCGTCCGACCTCGAGGGCCGGACCACGTCGGGCCGTCCGACCCGCGCCGGCGCCTGGGACGTCCGCACGCAGGTGGAGGTCGTCGACGACCGCGCCGCCAACGAGGCCGTGCTGCAGGACCTCGAGAACGGCGCGACCTCCGTGCTGCTCCACCTCGACGAGGAGCGGGAGCACGACTGGGCGACGATCCTCGACGGGGTGCTGCTCGACCTCGCCCCGGTCGTCCTCGACCGTGCCTCGACCGAGCAGGTCGAGGCGTTCGCCACCTTCCTCGAGGGGATCGAGGGTGCGCTGCACCCGGCGACCAACCTCTCGCTCGACCCGCAGACCGTCGAGATGCTGCCGCACCGCACGGGGACGTCGGCCCGCGACCAGCTGGTCCCGCTCGCGCGGCGCGCCTTCCAGCTCGGCGTGCGGGCCCTCGTCGTGGACGGCACGGCCCTGCACGACGAGGGCGCCAGCGACGCCCAGGAGCTCGGCTGGGTGGTCGGCACCGGCGTCGCCTACCTCCGCCTCCTCGACGAGGCCGGCTTCCCGCTCGAGCAGGCGGCCCGCACCGTCGAGCTCCGGATCGCCGCCACCGACGAGCAGTTCGCGACCATCGCCAAGCTGCGCGCGGTCCGGCGGCTGTGGGCGCGCGTGCTCGAGGCCAGCGGCGTCGAGGGGGTCGAGGCGGCGCTGCACGCGGTCACCAGCCGTCCGATGACCAGCCGTCGCGACCCGTGGGTCAACATGCTGCGCGGCACGGTCGCTGCCTTCGCCGCCGGCGTCGGCGGCGCGGACGCGGTCACGGTCGTCCCCTTCGACGAGCCGCTCGGGGCTCCCGACGCCTTCGGTCGCCGGATCGCCCGCAACACCTCCTCGCTGCTGATCGAGGAGTCGCACGTCGCTGCGGTCACGGACCCGGCCGGCGGGTCGTACGCCGTGGAGCGGCTCACCGACGACCTCGCGGTCGCCGGGTGGGCCGAGCTCGGCCGCATCGAGGGCGACGGTGGTGCGCTGGCGGACGACGCGCGCTCCGCGGTCCGCGAGCGGGTCCGCGCGGTCGCCGAGCAGCGCGACGCGCAGGTCGCCGACCGCTCCCGCCCCCTCACCGGCGTCTCGGAGTTCCCGAACCTCGCCGAGGTGCTGCCCGAGCGCGAGCCCCTGCCGCACCGGCACGTGCGCCACCACGGCTGGGCCTACGAGGACCTGCGCGCCGCGCCGATGGACGAGCCGGTCTTCCTGGCCACCATGGGGCCGGTCGCGGCCCACACCGCCCGCGCCACCTTCGCCACGAACCTGCTCGCCGCGGGCGGCATCGCCGTCGAGACGGCCGGGGCGACTGCGTCGGTCGACGACGTGCTGGCCGCCCACGCCGGACAGCGGGTCGTCGTGCTCACCGGCACCGACGCCGCCTACGCCGAGTGGGGCGCCGACCTGGTGGCCGGCCTTCGCTCCGCCGGGGCGACGTACGTCGTCCTGGCCGGCAAGCCGGGGGAGCGGACCGTGACCGAGGTCGACGACTCGTGCGCCCTGGGGGTCGACGCGCTCGGCTTCCTCGGCCGGATCCGAGAGGAGCTCTCGAAGTGA
- a CDS encoding sensor histidine kinase: protein MTAQRHPTSADGELYASMVAHHPHAVFSVDREGRYTEANAHARAMTGMSLDEMRRTHFLQTIHPGDHELMLGAFAHVLSGEPIVVEARVVRVDGKVVDIRCTGIPVAVDGEVVGVHGVTEDVTREKQVVRELEEANAAKTLFLASVSHELRTPLAALVGATDLLVHADSPASSGHYVDMVQRAGHQLMHLVDELLEFSGLETHQTVLDVRPFAPRSVVDAVASWAVPLADERGLELSLTVDDAVPATASGDARRLRQVVANLVRNALTFTRAGRVDLRVRTRPHALDPGDAHAADVWVEFIVSDTGCGIDEEHLRTLFEPFARSTARDARPGAGIGLGLAICRALADLMDGCLQVSSAVGEGSTFTFGVPLGRCSAGS from the coding sequence ATGACGGCCCAACGGCACCCGACTTCGGCGGACGGGGAGCTCTACGCCTCGATGGTGGCGCACCACCCGCACGCCGTGTTCTCGGTCGACCGGGAGGGCCGCTACACCGAGGCCAACGCGCACGCCCGGGCCATGACCGGGATGAGCCTGGACGAGATGCGCCGCACGCACTTCCTCCAGACCATCCACCCCGGCGACCACGAGCTGATGCTCGGCGCGTTCGCGCACGTGCTCTCCGGCGAGCCGATCGTCGTCGAGGCCCGGGTGGTGCGCGTCGACGGGAAGGTCGTGGACATCCGCTGCACCGGGATCCCGGTGGCCGTCGACGGCGAGGTGGTCGGCGTGCACGGCGTGACCGAGGACGTCACCCGCGAGAAGCAGGTGGTGCGCGAGCTCGAGGAGGCCAACGCCGCCAAGACGCTGTTCCTGGCGAGCGTGAGCCACGAGCTGCGCACCCCGCTCGCCGCCCTCGTGGGCGCCACCGACCTGCTGGTCCACGCCGACTCCCCCGCGAGCTCGGGGCACTACGTCGACATGGTGCAGCGCGCCGGGCACCAACTGATGCACCTGGTGGACGAGCTGCTCGAGTTCTCGGGCCTCGAGACCCACCAGACGGTGCTCGACGTACGTCCGTTCGCCCCCCGCTCGGTCGTCGACGCGGTCGCCTCGTGGGCGGTCCCGCTCGCCGACGAGCGCGGGCTCGAGCTGTCGTTGACCGTCGACGACGCCGTGCCCGCCACGGCCTCGGGCGACGCGCGCCGGCTGCGCCAGGTCGTGGCCAACCTGGTGCGCAACGCCCTCACCTTCACCCGCGCCGGCCGGGTCGACCTCCGGGTCCGGACCCGCCCGCACGCCCTCGACCCGGGCGACGCGCACGCGGCCGACGTCTGGGTGGAGTTCATCGTCTCCGACACCGGGTGCGGGATCGACGAGGAGCACCTGCGCACGCTGTTCGAGCCCTTCGCGCGCTCGACGGCACGCGACGCGCGGCCCGGCGCGGGGATCGGGCTCGGCCTGGCGATCTGCCGAGCCCTGGCCGACCTGATGGACGGGTGCCTGCAGGTGAGCTCCGCCGTGGGCGAGGGCAGCACCTTCACCTTCGGGGTGCCGCTGGGGAGGTGTTCAGCCGGCAGCTGA